The sequence TGGAAGCTTTGATTCAGGGGGCGGGAAAAACGACGGGAAGATCATCTCTCCCATGCCGGGCAAGGTGATCAAGGTAAATGTGAAGGAAGGGGATGAAGTGAAGAAAGGAGCTACTTTACTGATCGTGGAAGCTATGAAAATGGAGAATTACATCGCAGCGCCTACTGACGGAGTGGTGGAGCAGGTGAATGTAAAGGTTGGTGAAATGGTGAATTCCAGCACCAGGTTGGTGCAACTGAAGGCAATTGAATTGAACTAACTTTGCGAACCTTTGCGATTCCTCTGCGAAACTCTGCGAAACAATTTATTAAGTTATCACGCAAAGGATCGCAAAGAAATCGCAAAGTAACGCTAAGAAAAAATATCTGATATGAACTTTGAATTAACTGAAGAACAGAATTTGATCCGGGAAACCGTCCGGGAATTTGCAGAGCGTGAAATAAAGCCCGTTGCCAAAGAACTCGATGAAAAAGCCGAGTTTTCCCACGACCTGACCAGGAAAATGGGTGAACTAGGCATTTTCGGCATGTACCTGCCTGAAAAATATGGCGGACAGGGACTTGATTATTTGTCGTACATTATTGCCGTGGAAGAAATAGCCCGGATCGACAGTTCGCAGGCGGCAACGCTGGCTGCACATAATTCTCTGGGCATCGGTCCGCTTTTTTATTACGGCACCGAGGAACAGAAGATGAAATACCTGCCGCCGCTTTGCACAGGGGCAGCACTGTGGGGTTTCGGCCTTACTGAGCCGGATGCAGGCTCCGACTCCCGGGGGACCAAGACCAAAGCATACCTGGAAAACGGAAACTGGGTAATCAACGGGTCCAAGATTTTCATTACCAATGGTTCCGTCGATATTTCCGTCGGTTCGACCGTTCAGACGGTCACCGGTGAAAAAGACGGCCGGAAAGAATACAGCTGCATCATCGTGGAGAAAGACACACCCGGATTCACACGCCGCTCCATGCACGGAAAGATGCTCTGGCGCGCCTCTGATACAGCGGAGCTGTTTTTTGACGACTGCCGTGTGCCCGAAGGAAACCTTTTAGGCAAAGTGGGAGAAGGCTCGCACATCATGCTGAGCACGCTCGACAGCGGCCGGCTTTCCATTGCAGCCATGGGACTGGGACTGGCTCAGGGCGCTTTCGAGCTGGCCCTGCAATATTCCAAAGAACGTAAGCAGTTCGGCCAGCCCATCATCAAGTTCCAGGTAACTGCTTTCAAACTGGCTGATATGGCGACGAAAATCGAACTGGCACGCAACCT comes from Bacteroidales bacterium and encodes:
- a CDS encoding acyl-CoA dehydrogenase family protein, with protein sequence MNFELTEEQNLIRETVREFAEREIKPVAKELDEKAEFSHDLTRKMGELGIFGMYLPEKYGGQGLDYLSYIIAVEEIARIDSSQAATLAAHNSLGIGPLFYYGTEEQKMKYLPPLCTGAALWGFGLTEPDAGSDSRGTKTKAYLENGNWVINGSKIFITNGSVDISVGSTVQTVTGEKDGRKEYSCIIVEKDTPGFTRRSMHGKMLWRASDTAELFFDDCRVPEGNLLGKVGEGSHIMLSTLDSGRLSIAAMGLGLAQGAFELALQYSKERKQFGQPIIKFQVTAFKLADMATKIELARNLLYKACWLKDTGKPFGKESAMSKLYCSEIAREVADEALQIHGGYGLMKDYDIERHYRDQRLLQIGEGTSEIQRLVISRYIGC